CTTCCCAATGATCAATCAAGGTGATACTGAAGTACCCTAAACAAAGAATTCAAGGGAAAAAAATCTACCCTGCAATGACTATGGCGAAGAAAATAACATAGAATCCAAGCTTGACGATCCGAACTTTCTTCTCGGCGTTAAGTACTCTAAAAACTTCAGTCACATCAATAAGATGCTGCCGTGACAAGTACCTGCTATGATAAAAACAGAAGAGTTCAGAAAAGATTCACAAAAATGCCCCAGGAAAGGATTATGCAAGTTCATTAATCCAGTCAAAGTTTGTACTTCTGCTCATTGAACACTCTATTTAACCCAACCGATTATACGAACGTGATAATTCTATCGCGGATTAGAAAGTTGTTGCGAGAAAGGTAGTAAAGAGATGTAACGTGATAGAACTTTACAGCTTCAGATTGTAGCAAGCTGGAGTCAGTGTGAGTAGGAACATGATCCAATGCCCTGTCAAGAGAAACAGAATGCAGAATGCTCCATGTAACACATATTCAGGAACAATCACAGAATTGACGCGAGATGATAATTCATATGGATTCAAGTAGTCTGCCTCCAAATCCGAAAAACCTATAAACTACAGAAAACCAAAATAAAGTCTGAGATATGTACAAGTCCAGCCATGTCGTACTCACATATATACACAGACAACACAAGGGCGTTTACGAACATCATAAGAAAATTAAAGAagctataaatataaatatttcaatattgcTCAAGATTGAAAACTTACACTATGTTTTAGACAGGAAGATAGCAACGTACTAAAGTAAAGATTTCACAAAAAGTCTCCGGAATGACTTAAGGATTCGTAACATGGATCCAGAAAAGTAACCGATGTAGTTCATGAATAATTCTCGATCTCGCATtcagaaaaaaatttgttttcaatcaACCaacaatttttagtttttattaaaaataatttatcatgaCTTGAATGAAATACTAATTAAGACATGATTAAAAAGTTGTCAATTAAGCATTATTAAGGAATTGATTTATTGAGGATCAACATGttgggatccaccgaatttaaaatggaacACCCAATCTACTTCAGATTTTATTATCCCGAGATATCCAGCTAGATGAATGAGACTatgacacgtggcagataagattgagtTCGGATCTTCTGcactagtccggatgcagcctataaacggaagctgatttcatttgtttcctaTACTAGGACGCACGTATAATCCTAAAACCTTAAATAgtgatttaaaaatcattaaaaaaaactttgaagcATGTCTAGTGATTTTGGATCTGATATGATAGTGATTTCAGTACGTTGGTATTGTCTATGTTCAAACGAGTAGATTTTCTATTAGATTGTTTTAGTGATGTACGTGATGTATTGACTAaaatatccaagcgtagtatataCACTtatatatgctgcatatttatctatttt
This sequence is a window from Primulina huaijiensis isolate GDHJ02 chromosome 13, ASM1229523v2, whole genome shotgun sequence. Protein-coding genes within it:
- the LOC140990921 gene encoding protein cornichon homolog 1-like isoform X1, encoding MYWEPVLWIIFAIMNLVLLGLNFYQFIGFSDLEADYLNPYELSSRVNSVIVPEYVLHGAFCILFLLTGHWIMFLLTLTPACYNLKLYLSRQHLIDVTEVFRVLNAEKKVRIVKLGFYVIFFAIVIAGLAFSVIHVVFGE
- the LOC140990921 gene encoding protein cornichon homolog 1-like isoform X2, which produces MLLCSGHWIMFLLTLTPACYNLKLYLSRQHLIDVTEVFRVLNAEKKVRIVKLGFYVIFFAIVIAGLAFSVIHVVFGE